The proteins below are encoded in one region of Segatella copri:
- a CDS encoding TonB-dependent receptor — protein sequence MIEQVFTFKRTAALCLVGAFCSLNAQAQKITVKGSIVDGTGEPLIGATVKVKGDATSGVISDMDGNFQIAVPSENSSLVITYIGMESKTIKVGKKRQFKITLTDDNTLGEVVVVGYGQQKKASVVGSIAQTDAKTLNRHAGVSSLGQALTGNLPGVVTFSSTGMPGEEDPKIVIRTQTSINGSNDPLVLVDGVERAMNTVDLSSVESISVLKDASATAVYGVKGGNGVILITTKRGKEGKAAVHVKANATMKVVSKLPEKYDSYDTFRLLNRVVERELNISDEKSWGSYKPMAIIDKYRNPANAEEWDRYPNVDWQKELFNNTAMSYNASVDVSGGTKLVKYFAAIDFSHEGDLFKDFTSGRGYKSGFGYNRINMRANLDFNLTKTTQFSTNLFGSNGVRHFPWDKASDSSAYWASVYHAAPDAMRPIYSDGTYGYYAPRKADCPNSVMSLARSGVENRTNTQITTDFILTQKLDFLTKGLKFVAKVSLDNTMVEEKRGISDQYMDPQLKWINPDDGSVSYDQSEDYHESVAWTVNGGRVNTGATYRRLYYLAQLDWNRKFGNHEVGAMGVFNRNEYASGSSFKHYREDWVFRATYNYAMRYMLELNGCYNGSEKFGPDYRFKFFPSASLGWTITEEPFMKNIRKYVDMFKVRASWGRIGDDSTGGSYLYSDQYSYGGKTYLGGDNTYDSPYTIYRLTRIGNPNVRWETSEKRNLGFDFGFLGGLLTGSLDVFSDKRTDVLLTTRSIPSYYGMSYTVANAGSVDAKGYELSLKVNKAWNKNLRTWANFNMTHATNEIKFADDPKLQASYLNKAGYAIGQNHSYIDHGFISNWDDLYAVPTFGSHDSEKYTGDAIISDFNADGQITADDKAPYQYTSIPENTFSTTLGAEWKGLSVTVQFYGVTNVTREVNFPTFERETHIAFKEGSYFTASNQGGELSLPRWTTVADDGNAGTRYFYDGAFLRLKNAEIAYTFRGAWVKRMHLNSLRVYLNGDNLLLWTNMPDDRENNFSGNSANGAYPTVRRFNLGFDLTF from the coding sequence ATGATTGAACAAGTGTTTACATTTAAACGGACAGCAGCTCTATGCCTCGTGGGAGCCTTCTGCAGCTTGAACGCACAAGCCCAGAAGATTACCGTGAAGGGTAGTATTGTTGACGGCACAGGAGAGCCACTGATTGGTGCTACTGTGAAAGTGAAGGGTGATGCCACTTCGGGTGTCATCTCCGACATGGATGGTAACTTTCAGATTGCAGTACCTTCTGAAAATTCATCCCTTGTCATTACCTATATCGGTATGGAATCTAAAACGATTAAAGTAGGTAAGAAAAGACAGTTTAAAATTACCTTGACTGATGACAATACATTGGGCGAGGTAGTAGTGGTTGGTTATGGTCAGCAGAAGAAAGCCTCTGTTGTCGGCTCTATTGCACAGACAGATGCGAAAACCTTGAATCGTCATGCCGGAGTTTCTTCTTTGGGTCAGGCACTGACAGGTAATCTTCCAGGTGTCGTTACTTTCTCTTCTACGGGTATGCCAGGTGAGGAAGATCCTAAGATCGTGATCCGTACGCAGACTTCTATCAACGGTTCCAACGACCCTCTCGTTCTCGTGGATGGTGTGGAGCGTGCCATGAACACCGTTGACCTTTCTTCAGTAGAGAGCATCTCCGTATTGAAGGATGCTTCTGCCACTGCCGTTTATGGTGTGAAGGGTGGTAATGGTGTCATCCTCATTACTACCAAGCGTGGTAAGGAAGGTAAGGCTGCCGTACACGTGAAGGCGAATGCTACCATGAAGGTGGTTTCCAAGTTGCCTGAGAAATATGATTCTTACGATACATTCCGTCTTCTGAATAGAGTGGTAGAGCGCGAGCTGAACATCAGCGACGAAAAATCCTGGGGTTCTTACAAGCCAATGGCTATTATTGACAAGTATCGTAACCCTGCTAATGCTGAGGAATGGGACCGCTATCCTAACGTGGATTGGCAGAAGGAACTGTTCAACAACACAGCCATGTCTTACAATGCCAGCGTGGATGTTTCGGGAGGTACCAAACTCGTGAAATATTTTGCAGCTATTGACTTCTCTCACGAAGGTGACCTGTTCAAGGACTTCACCAGCGGTCGTGGCTATAAGTCTGGTTTCGGCTATAACCGTATTAACATGCGTGCCAACCTGGACTTCAACCTGACCAAGACCACTCAGTTCTCTACCAACCTTTTCGGTAGTAACGGTGTCCGCCATTTCCCTTGGGACAAGGCGAGTGATTCCAGTGCTTATTGGGCTTCTGTTTATCATGCAGCTCCAGATGCGATGCGTCCTATTTATTCTGATGGTACTTATGGATACTATGCACCACGTAAGGCCGACTGTCCTAACTCTGTGATGAGTCTTGCCCGAAGCGGTGTGGAGAATCGTACCAATACACAGATTACCACCGACTTTATTCTTACCCAGAAACTCGATTTCCTGACCAAGGGTCTGAAGTTTGTAGCCAAGGTTTCTCTTGACAATACGATGGTAGAGGAGAAGCGTGGTATCAGCGACCAGTATATGGATCCGCAGCTGAAGTGGATTAACCCTGATGATGGCTCAGTTTCCTATGACCAGAGCGAGGATTACCATGAGTCTGTGGCTTGGACCGTCAATGGTGGTAGGGTAAATACGGGTGCCACTTATCGCCGTCTCTACTATCTGGCTCAGCTCGACTGGAACCGCAAGTTCGGCAATCATGAAGTGGGTGCAATGGGTGTATTCAACCGCAACGAATATGCCAGCGGTTCTTCTTTCAAGCATTATCGTGAAGACTGGGTGTTCCGTGCCACATACAACTATGCGATGCGCTACATGCTCGAGTTGAACGGATGCTACAACGGTTCTGAGAAGTTTGGTCCCGACTATCGCTTCAAGTTCTTCCCATCAGCTTCTCTCGGTTGGACTATCACCGAGGAGCCATTCATGAAGAACATCAGGAAATATGTAGATATGTTTAAGGTGCGTGCATCCTGGGGTCGCATCGGTGATGATTCTACCGGAGGTTCTTATCTCTATTCCGACCAGTATTCCTATGGTGGTAAGACCTATCTGGGTGGTGATAATACTTATGATTCACCTTATACTATATATCGCCTTACCCGCATCGGAAACCCTAACGTGCGTTGGGAGACATCAGAGAAGCGCAACCTGGGTTTCGACTTTGGATTCCTGGGTGGATTGCTTACCGGTTCGCTGGATGTATTTAGCGACAAGCGTACCGATGTGCTCTTAACCACCCGTTCCATTCCTTCTTACTATGGTATGAGCTACACGGTTGCCAATGCTGGTTCGGTGGATGCCAAGGGTTACGAGTTGAGCCTGAAGGTGAACAAGGCATGGAACAAGAATCTGCGTACATGGGCAAACTTCAATATGACCCATGCTACCAACGAGATTAAGTTTGCTGATGACCCAAAGCTTCAGGCAAGTTATCTGAACAAGGCGGGTTATGCCATCGGTCAGAACCATAGTTACATTGATCATGGTTTTATCAGCAACTGGGATGATCTCTATGCCGTACCAACTTTTGGTAGCCATGATTCTGAGAAATATACGGGTGATGCCATCATTTCCGACTTCAATGCAGATGGTCAGATTACAGCAGATGACAAGGCACCTTATCAGTACACCTCTATTCCAGAGAATACCTTCAGTACTACATTGGGAGCAGAGTGGAAGGGTTTGAGTGTAACGGTACAGTTCTATGGTGTAACCAATGTTACCCGCGAGGTGAACTTCCCAACCTTTGAGCGTGAAACCCACATTGCCTTCAAGGAGGGTTCTTACTTCACGGCATCCAATCAGGGTGGAGAGTTGTCTTTGCCACGTTGGACCACTGTGGCAGACGATGGAAATGCCGGTACACGCTACTTCTATGACGGTGCTTTCCTGCGCCTGAAGAATGCCGAGATAGCTTATACCTTCAGGGGTGCTTGGGTGAAACGAATGCACTTGAATTCACTCCGTGTATATCTGAATGGTGACAACTTGCTGCTCTGGACCAATATGCCGGATGACCGTGAGAATAACTTCAGCGGCAACTCAGCAAATGGAGCTTATCCAACCGTACGCAGATTTAACTTAGGTTTCGACCTGACATTTTAA